In Methanobacterium aggregans, the genomic stretch ACCTCAACTCCAAATGATTCTGATGCTTTTTTTGCAAAGCTATCCCTTGATGTACAGGTTCTGCAGAACACCTTGACACTTTCAATATCCATGGTCTGGTTTATGGCCATGAGCTGTGTGTATGCCTGGTTACCCGCCCCTATGATTCCAAGGGTTTTTGAATCCTTTCTTGCCATATAACGGGTTGCAACACCTGCTGCAGCCCCGGTTCTCATGTTGGTTATCCATGTTCCGTCCATCACCCCAACTGGAAATCCTGTTTCAGGGTCAACAAGTTCAATAACTCCCATAACAGTTGGTAAACCATGTTTAACCGGGTTTTCAGGGTGCACGTTCACACACTTCACACCTGCCTCATTCATGCCCCTCATGAAGCAAGGCATTATCCTGAGATCTCCCTTCTGCTCCTTGAAGAAAAGATACTTCTTTGCAGGCATCTGAACCCTGTGGCGGGCGTGTTCTGCATAGGCTGTTTCAACAGATTCAATAACTTCCTTCATGGTTATGAGTTCTTTTATTTCGCTTTGTTTCAAGAGAATGGTTTCAGACATTGAATGCACCTCTCATACTAATTTACTCATGCTTTAATAAGGTTCTTTGCCACTTAAATATTGCTATTTGTACATAGATATTCACTTTTTAGGAATTAATAGGTGTGGTGGTACAATCCATGGAATCTATGCACAGTACTTTTCCAACCACATTTATACTGTGGGCTTTATCATAATATGCAAAGATTAAATAGTAACTCCCGTGAAATAGTTTAACATGTTTGAAGGCCTTGTAGTATCCCTTGAACAGATAATGGCTCTGTACGGTGCATGGGGTATCCTCATTGGAAGCATACTCGAGGAGATCGTTGCACCCATACCATCAACCCTGGTTGTGATGGGATCAAGTTTTCTCATAATGAAAGGTTCTGCAATTTCACCAGGAGCCTTCGGAACACTTTTTTTAAATATTATACTGCCTGCAGCAGTGGGAGTCACCCTGGGGTCGCTCTTCCTGTACTCCATAACCTACTACGCAGGAAAACCCGTGATAGAACGCTGGGGTAAATACTTTGGAGTTTCCTGGAGCAACGTGGAAGGGCTTGAGAAGAGATTTGAGGACAGCCGTTCAGATGAGCTTATACTCTTCCTCTTAAGGGCATTACCACTAGTTCCAAGTGTGATCATAAATGCATTCTGCGGAGTTATAAGATATGAAATTAAAAGATACCTTTCAATAACCTTCTTTGGAACAATTGTACGCACCCTAATCCTAGGATTCATAGGATGGCAGTTTGGAAACTTTTACCAGGATGCAGCACAGCAAATATCTTATCTTGAAGAAGGAGTCCTTATAGTAATATTAATAGGATTTATATCATTAATACTCTATAAAATGAGAAATAAAACCTGATTAATCAAATCTACGAATTAATATAAGGTTCATGTGGTTGTTACCATGGATTTAAACCAGAGGTTCTGGGAGGTGGATTCGGTAAGGGGAATTGCAATCGTCATGATGATAACTTACCATTTCCTCTTTGACCTAACTTACTTCAACGTGATAGATCTAAACGTGAGCTCCGGCTTTTTATGGTACTTCGCAAGAATAACCGCCGCAGTATTCATATTCCTTGTGGGTGTTTCCATGAAGCTCAGCCATTCCCGTGCCGAGAAGCTGAACCTCTACAGAGACAGGGACTTCTTCATGAAGTACCTGAAGCGCGGGCTTAAAATATTTGCCTGGGGCATTGGGATAACCATAATGACCTGGATATTCATAAGGGCTGATTTCATCATCTTCGGGGTTCTGCACTTCATAGGTGTGGCAATCATCCTCTCCTACCCATTCCTGAAGCGTAAATACACGAATCTGGTTTTTGGGTTAAGCTTTTTAGCAGTTGGGATCTACCTGCAGACCCTCTACTTCAACTTCACAGGGCTCATGTGGCTTGGATTCGTACCCTCAACCATCCACACAGTGGACTACTTCCCGCTTCTCCCATGGTTTGGAGTGGTTCTACTTGGAACCTTCGCTGGAGAAGTTCTTTACAGGGACTACAGGCGGAACTTCCATCTGCCGGATCTTTCCAGAACCTTTCCTGTCAGGGTGACTGGTTTGCTGGGCAGGCATTCACTCCTGATCTACCTCATGCATCAGCCTGTTCTGATACTCTTTCTTTATCTTCTGGGGGTTTTAAAGATTTCTTACTTATTTTAAGTTATATTTAAAAGTTTAAATCTTTTTTATAGATTTTAACACATTATTTTTCCTAAAAATTTGATTTAAATCAAAATCATTAAATATTACTTCTATAAATTGGAATATGACGTTAATACTGGATAGTTGAAACTTACAATCTTTACCAGTGATTTAAAGGTTGGAGTTGTAAAACCATGGATGTTACTGCTATAATAAAAGATTCTTTGAGGTATCCCCTTTCTGATTGGAAGAAAATTCTGATATTAGGAATTATCATAGTAATCAGCGACTTACTGTCTGTTTTCCAATCGTTAGGTGTAACAAACAAAGATTTAATACCCTTTTTAGTTGTTGTAGGATTCTTAATTGGACTTTTAGTAAATGGTTACCTATTTAGAATCCTAAGATCATCTCTGGATGGTCATAATGAACTTCCAAAGTTTAATAAATGGATTTCAATGTTTTATGATGGTTTTAAAGTGTTTACCACTTTCATCGCTTATTTAATCGTTCCTCCTGTGGTTATACTGTTCCTTCTAATCTCTCTCATGGGAATTGATTTCACATTTTTTACGCCAATTTGGGGAACTTTGGGAATAAATCCATTATATCTGGTAACATCAGAAATTTTTCCAGGAATAGTGAATTTCCTTGCGATTTCCTATGACATCTTCGCGGAGTTATCACTCTTAGTTCTATTATTTGTGTTCACAATAACTCCAATATTCTTAATGGCAATAGCGAATATGGCCTATGAAGGTGAATTCAGTGCAGCCTTCCGATTGCATGAAATACTTGATGAAATAGGATGTATAGGTTGGGGCAATCTTATAAAATGGTACCTGGCAACAGGAATTCTATTTTTAATCCTGTTTATCATAGGAAACATTATAGGTTACTTATTTGACTTTTTGAACCCTATTTTAGTATCTGTTTCGCTTTTACTGACTTTAATCCCATACTCTTACATGTATTATGCCAGAGCAGTGGCTTTATTCTACATGCCGGACTGAAATCGTAAATTATCTCTATAAACTGTACCATTGGAATGAAAGTTATAATTTGATCGTGTTTAATCGATGGGGTCGTGAAAAATGAATATTATGGATATAATGAAGGATTTTATTAAGTATCCTCTCTCTGATTGGAAGAAATTTTTGATATTATGAATATTTAACTTGTTGTGTGTTTACGTGTAATTTATGGGTGATAAATTTGGATAAAAAAATGATTCCAATAATAGTAATGGTGGGAATAATAGGACTAATTGCACTGATAGTAATTGTACCCGGACATACTCCTACTGAGGGTGCCACTTCAGGATCTGCATCTGGCGGAGGCACCGTTATATCCGAAAATACAATAATACCACTAACTCCAGATGAAACTACAACTCCTGTTGTAACTGATTTAAAAAATGGTTCTTATCAGGTAACTGGGTTGATGAGAAGCTACGCAGACAGTGATTACATAAACGTTGAGATTCTTGTAACGGGATACGATGTAAAAGGAAATGAAATCACTGAAAAGGAAGGATTAATTGCTAAAATTAAAGCTAATGAAACTTCACAATACACAGTAATCTTAACTCCCCAAAATGGTAAAGTTGTTTCATCGGCTGATGTTACTGTGTTGAATGCGACAGCTGTATAATCCTCCCATTTTTCTCTTTTTAAATAAAATTTAATAAAAGAATTAAAATAAGAATAAAAAAGATGATTGATCATAGGGTCAAAATAAACTCTGAAACTGGAAGTCCAACCAATGGAATCTGAAAAGGAAAGAACCCAGACCCTGAAAAAATTCAGAAACTACAGAAAATCCCTCAAGGCCAGCGAAGCCGAACTCCTTGAAAAGCTTCAGAACTTCCAAAGGGACAAAAAAGGTAGTGAAAACAGTTCAGAGGAATCTGAAAATGATTTGAAACCTCTGAATCCTGACGATGCAGGTCAAGTCTACATCATCTCCCAGTTAAATGTCGCAAGGGCCATGCCAGAGGTTCTGGACCAGCACATCACCATGCTGGAGGAAGGCGAGGATTTGGATCGTGTTCTTGTATCCTTCGAGTACCATGTTTACAAGGTTAAAAAGGATGTTTACTCTGACATGGGTGACTGGGAGGTTCTTTTAAAATTCATACCAGAGGACAGAAAATTCCAGATACAGAGGGATCCCAAGGGGCCGGGGGATCTCATACTAAAGGAACTGATCTGGATAAAAGATTACGAAAAGGGACTGAAGGGTATGGGCTTTGACAGAATTTAGGATAATCCCCTCATTTTTTTCATTATTCATAAGGTTCATTTAAGAAAATCAGGGAACATGAAATTAAATATAAAAGTGAATTAAAACAAACTGAATTCAATAGATATTATAAAAAAATTTTATTATAAAAAAAATCATCATCATTCTAATGGGAATTATAATTCAACCAACGACATCGTGTTGGTAAATCAGGTGCGACCATGAAAGTTTCAGATAAGGCAGTATCAATTAAAAATCATGAAATCACAGCATTAGAGAACCTTGAAAAGTTCCATGAAACAATAGAAAGGGAAAACCCTAAAATAAACGCTTTTTTAGAGGTTAAAGTTGATGAGGCAATGGTTCTTGCAGAGAGTATTGATAAAAAGATTCAGAACGGCGAGAAAACAGGTAAACTTGCAGGACTCGTTATTGGGGTTAAAAGCAACATCAACGTTGAGGACTTCCACATCACAGCAGCCTCCAGAACCCTTGAAAACTACCTTGGAAGCTACGACGCCACAGTGGTAAAGAGGATAAAGGAAGAAGACGGTATCATCATTGGAATGACCAACATGGACGAGTTTGCAGCTGGAAGCTCCACAGAAACATCCGCATTCGGAGCAACAGACAACCCTGCATCCCCAGGCAGGATCCCTGGTGGTTCCAGTGGTGGAAGTGCAGCATCAGTTGCAGCGGACATGTGCGACCTGAGCATAGGATCAGACACAGGTGGTTCCATAAGAAACCCTGCATCCCACTGTGGAGTTTTTGGATTCAAACCAACCTACGGTGCAGTTTCAAGGCAGGGACTCCTTGACCTTGCAATGAGCTTCGACCAGATCGGACCCTTCTCACGTGATACTGCAGGCACAGCTCTTATGCTGGATGTCATAGCAGGAAACGACCCAACCGAGTGCACATCCCTTGCATGGGAGGTTCCAGATTTCACAGCCATAGCAGCAAAGGCAGGGGTCGATCCAGAAAATTCACTTAAAGGTGTTAAACTGGGGGTGGTCAAGCAGTTCCAGGACGTGTCAGACGAGAAGATCGTTAATATAATTGAAGAATCCATTAATAAAATGGAAGAGGCAGGGGCAGAAGTAGTTGAATTAAGCTTCGATCACATTGATTTGTGCCTACCTACTTACTACCTCATAAACTACGTTGAGTTCTTCTCAGCAACAAGGAAGTACGACGGCCGTAAGTACGGTGAGAGGATCGAGGAAGCCTGTGGTGAGGAAGTGCTCAAAAGGATCCACATGGGTGCATACATAAGCCAGCAGGAATTCAGTGGTAAGTACTACAAAAAAGCCCTCCAGGCAAGATCCCTCATAAGAAAGGAGATGAACACTCTCCTGAAAGATGTGGATGCCATTTGCGGACCAACAGTTCCAAAATTACCCCACAAAACAGGCACCTCCCTTGAAACAATGGAGATGTACGCCTACGATGTCCTGACTGTTATAGCAAACCTTGCAGGAATACCCGCTGCAAGCATGCCTGCAGGAGATGTGAACGGAGTGCCTGTGGGAGTTCAGTTCCAGGCAAAACCACTGGATGATGCTAGGATAATCGAGCTAATGGCTGCATTTGAATCCATCCAGTAAAATGGTGGAAATAAAAGAAAATATGCTTCTTTTATTCAAAATTCTTTTTTTATTTTACTATCTTCAAGTTACTCCTTCTTTTACTCATTTAATATTATTATTCAGTAAAATCTATCTTCCAAGTTCCCAAAACTTAATTAAACCCCTGGAAAATAATTTTTATTCAAAATTCATATTAAAAAAATTTTTATTCAAAATTCATATTAAAAAAATTTTTATTCAATTGCTTCTAATATCCCAATGAACGGTTCTAAAAAAGATGCAGGGTTTTAAAAAAAGTAAAGGTTTGGACTGGTAAAAATGAAAAAAATCGGATTTCTATATGTAAAAGGTGCCGTACCTGGATTTGAAGACTTCGGACACCTTCCAACACACCTTTTAAAGGAAAATGGAATGGTCAACGGTTTACCTGCCCACAGGGAACTGGACGGACTAATAATCCCCGGCGGCAGTATAGTGGAATCCCAGAGCTTAACAAAGGATCTTAAAAGGGAGATACGCCTCCTCGACAGGGAGGGCAAGTTCATCTTAGGGATGTGCTCAGGGTTCCAGGCCCTCGCTAACAAAACAGATATAGGCAGAAAATCCCCCTGCCCAGTTGAAAAGGAGGGATTGGGACTTCTTGATGTTACCTTCCATCCAATGATAGGCACGGACAGGGTTGAAGCTGAGGTCACTGGAAACTCCTTTTTAACAGAAGGACTGATTGGGGAGAAGGTAACAGGTTTTCACTGCCACACCTACGGAGAAATAAGGGGAGATGCACTATCCATAATTGAATCCGCGGTTAAAAGGACGAATTACAGGAACAATCCTCGCAGAATAGTTTCAGGGGTCAGAAACGATGATGGAAACGTTGTTGGAACCATGGTTCACGGCGCCCTTGATGAAAACCCAGAACTCGCTCGAAACATCCTGAAATTCATAGATGCAAGTGAAGAGGATATTGAAGAGATTCATGATGCAAACAAAATTCTCCTAAACGAAATAAGAGGAGAAATAGGTGTGAACACAGGGATACGTGCAGATTACAGAACTGCAGAGGGTTCAAAATCTCCAAGGGCAGTTATGATTGCAAGCACAGGCTCTGATTCTGGTAAAACCTTCCTAACAACGGGCCTTGCAGGGGTTCTAAGGAAGCGTGGCTATAAGGTGTGTGTTCTCAAAGTGGGACCAGACACCAGGGACATAGTACCGGCACTCTACCTCAACAAGGAAAAGATGCAGCCCTACTCATCCATAAAGATAGGGGGGCTGGGATGGAAGGATTTAAAGGACACATTAAAGGATGTTAAATCAAAGAGCTATGATTTTATCCTCATAGAGGGAGTTATGAGCATATTCACAGGACTCCTGAACCAAAAAACTCCATTTTCAGGGGCAGAAATAGCAAAAGCAGTCGATATCCCAGTTTTACTCGTAGCAGGATGCAACAAGGGAGGAATTGAAACAGCAGCAGTTGATCTTGTGGGTCACACTGAGATCATGGATAAACTCGGCCTGAAAACCAGGGGAGTCATCCTTAACAAGGTTTACGATGAAGGGATAGCAGGTTCTGCATCATCCTTCATAAAATTGAGAACTGGACTGGACTTCGTTGAAACTGTTCCAAAGGTCAAACTCGCTGAAAGGGGTAACACACCTGAAGTGGAAATAAAACTTGAAGATTTCTGCCTCAACGCAATGAGAACAGTTGAAGAAAACCTGGACGTTGAAAGAATAATTCAGATAGCTGAAGAAATAGAATTCAATGGTTATGATTCATTTGATGATATTTTGAAGGTTTTTAAATGAAATATCTTTTTTGCACTGAAAAAACAGAAATACAAATCTAATTGCTGAAAAAGAATAAATAATTAAAAAGTAAAAATAATTCAATTTTACTCTTTTTTAGATACAAAGTCTTCATAGGCCGCTATAACATCATCACCGCTCATAAATACGAGTCCGTGTTCTTCAGCGTATGCTTTTGCCTTATCAGTTGTTAGGGAGCCGCCTGTTTCATCGTCCATCATTTCACAGCACACAGCAACCTGTGTTAATCCGCACATCTCTGTGAGGGCTATGCTCATCTCTGTGTGGCCTTTCCTTTCAAGAACGTGTTTATCTGCTGCCTTCAGCATGGTAACATGGCCTGGAGCCCTGAAGTGTTTGCCGAATTCACCCTGTTTTCCTTCCTTGCAGAGTAAGGCTAACTCTTTGATGGTCATGGCCCTATCGTTGTCTGTTATGCCTGTGAAGGTTTTCCTGTGGTTGATGGTTATGGAGAATGCAGATTTTTCATCGTAGGGAATGTCGTTTGGTGAGAGCTCAGTAAGAACAGGGTACTTAGAGCTTGCCTCTTCCATTATGTCAGTCATGAATGGAACTCCAAGTTTTTCCATGTTCTCAGCAGACACAGGTACACAGAAAAGACCTCCTGCATCGTTTCTCATCTGGGTCATGTGCTCTGGGGTCATGAACTCCCCGGCCACTATCATGTCTGTTTCCCTTTCCCTGTTGTCGTTGTCAAATATTAAAACGATTTCTCCGTTTTTCAATGCTTTCAGTGCTTTGTTTATCATTAAATCACAACTTTTTAGTTTAAATGTAAATCTACACAAAATTATGTATTAAATATCCAATCTTGCTACGATCCCTTTAATTCCTTTTAATTTTGGTTCAAAAATCCACTTCAGTCGATAATTTTTACTTCAATTCTAATTCTATGATCCAAGTTTATAACTTTGTTGGAGCAGGTAACTTTCACTTATTCAATGTTCAGGGTAACAACATCTCCATCTTCAAGTTTCAAAGTTTTTCTAAGATTTACCTCGGCAATGAATTCAAGCACGTCCTGTGGATGTTTGGTTTTCACAGGAAAAACAAGTGCACCTTCAACTTCATTGTTCAGAGTAGCTTTTAATGCCTTAACATCTCCAAATTTATCTTTTCCACTGATTATAACGAATTTTTCAGGTTCTATGCCCTGGATCATCTTGATATTATTCACAGCTATTCCAATATTGAGGGTACCTACAAAGGGTTTTAAATCCAGTTTTTCCTTGAACTGTTCCCTGTAAATATCCTGTGACATGAAATATGTTCCTTTTCCCATTCCTGAAACTACGATTCCTTTAATCTCCATTTAACTCACTTTTAAAGTTTAGATTATAC encodes the following:
- the ala gene encoding alanine dehydrogenase, giving the protein MSETILLKQSEIKELITMKEVIESVETAYAEHARHRVQMPAKKYLFFKEQKGDLRIMPCFMRGMNEAGVKCVNVHPENPVKHGLPTVMGVIELVDPETGFPVGVMDGTWITNMRTGAAAGVATRYMARKDSKTLGIIGAGNQAYTQLMAINQTMDIESVKVFCRTCTSRDSFAKKASESFGVEVKAVQTAREAVEGMDVLVTTTPSTNPVVKEEWVSPGTHINAMGADAPGKQELESGMLTKAGIIIDCWEQARHSGEINVPVAEGVLSRKDIRGKIGDVVVGRIDGRESDDEVTVFDSTGLAVQDVVTAWKVYEKAKTLKLGERINFLE
- a CDS encoding VTT domain-containing protein is translated as MFEGLVVSLEQIMALYGAWGILIGSILEEIVAPIPSTLVVMGSSFLIMKGSAISPGAFGTLFLNIILPAAVGVTLGSLFLYSITYYAGKPVIERWGKYFGVSWSNVEGLEKRFEDSRSDELILFLLRALPLVPSVIINAFCGVIRYEIKRYLSITFFGTIVRTLILGFIGWQFGNFYQDAAQQISYLEEGVLIVILIGFISLILYKMRNKT
- a CDS encoding heparan-alpha-glucosaminide N-acetyltransferase; this encodes MDLNQRFWEVDSVRGIAIVMMITYHFLFDLTYFNVIDLNVSSGFLWYFARITAAVFIFLVGVSMKLSHSRAEKLNLYRDRDFFMKYLKRGLKIFAWGIGITIMTWIFIRADFIIFGVLHFIGVAIILSYPFLKRKYTNLVFGLSFLAVGIYLQTLYFNFTGLMWLGFVPSTIHTVDYFPLLPWFGVVLLGTFAGEVLYRDYRRNFHLPDLSRTFPVRVTGLLGRHSLLIYLMHQPVLILFLYLLGVLKISYLF
- a CDS encoding DUF4013 domain-containing protein, with translation MDVTAIIKDSLRYPLSDWKKILILGIIIVISDLLSVFQSLGVTNKDLIPFLVVVGFLIGLLVNGYLFRILRSSLDGHNELPKFNKWISMFYDGFKVFTTFIAYLIVPPVVILFLLISLMGIDFTFFTPIWGTLGINPLYLVTSEIFPGIVNFLAISYDIFAELSLLVLLFVFTITPIFLMAIANMAYEGEFSAAFRLHEILDEIGCIGWGNLIKWYLATGILFLILFIIGNIIGYLFDFLNPILVSVSLLLTLIPYSYMYYARAVALFYMPD
- the gatA gene encoding Asp-tRNA(Asn)/Glu-tRNA(Gln) amidotransferase subunit GatA, with amino-acid sequence MKVSDKAVSIKNHEITALENLEKFHETIERENPKINAFLEVKVDEAMVLAESIDKKIQNGEKTGKLAGLVIGVKSNINVEDFHITAASRTLENYLGSYDATVVKRIKEEDGIIIGMTNMDEFAAGSSTETSAFGATDNPASPGRIPGGSSGGSAASVAADMCDLSIGSDTGGSIRNPASHCGVFGFKPTYGAVSRQGLLDLAMSFDQIGPFSRDTAGTALMLDVIAGNDPTECTSLAWEVPDFTAIAAKAGVDPENSLKGVKLGVVKQFQDVSDEKIVNIIEESINKMEEAGAEVVELSFDHIDLCLPTYYLINYVEFFSATRKYDGRKYGERIEEACGEEVLKRIHMGAYISQQEFSGKYYKKALQARSLIRKEMNTLLKDVDAICGPTVPKLPHKTGTSLETMEMYAYDVLTVIANLAGIPAASMPAGDVNGVPVGVQFQAKPLDDARIIELMAAFESIQ
- a CDS encoding nucleotide-binding protein, which encodes MKKIGFLYVKGAVPGFEDFGHLPTHLLKENGMVNGLPAHRELDGLIIPGGSIVESQSLTKDLKREIRLLDREGKFILGMCSGFQALANKTDIGRKSPCPVEKEGLGLLDVTFHPMIGTDRVEAEVTGNSFLTEGLIGEKVTGFHCHTYGEIRGDALSIIESAVKRTNYRNNPRRIVSGVRNDDGNVVGTMVHGALDENPELARNILKFIDASEEDIEEIHDANKILLNEIRGEIGVNTGIRADYRTAEGSKSPRAVMIASTGSDSGKTFLTTGLAGVLRKRGYKVCVLKVGPDTRDIVPALYLNKEKMQPYSSIKIGGLGWKDLKDTLKDVKSKSYDFILIEGVMSIFTGLLNQKTPFSGAEIAKAVDIPVLLVAGCNKGGIETAAVDLVGHTEIMDKLGLKTRGVILNKVYDEGIAGSASSFIKLRTGLDFVETVPKVKLAERGNTPEVEIKLEDFCLNAMRTVEENLDVERIIQIAEEIEFNGYDSFDDILKVFK
- the ribB gene encoding 3,4-dihydroxy-2-butanone-4-phosphate synthase, which translates into the protein MINKALKALKNGEIVLIFDNDNRERETDMIVAGEFMTPEHMTQMRNDAGGLFCVPVSAENMEKLGVPFMTDIMEEASSKYPVLTELSPNDIPYDEKSAFSITINHRKTFTGITDNDRAMTIKELALLCKEGKQGEFGKHFRAPGHVTMLKAADKHVLERKGHTEMSIALTEMCGLTQVAVCCEMMDDETGGSLTTDKAKAYAEEHGLVFMSGDDVIAAYEDFVSKKE
- a CDS encoding DUF120 domain-containing protein, with the translated sequence MEIKGIVVSGMGKGTYFMSQDIYREQFKEKLDLKPFVGTLNIGIAVNNIKMIQGIEPEKFVIISGKDKFGDVKALKATLNNEVEGALVFPVKTKHPQDVLEFIAEVNLRKTLKLEDGDVVTLNIE